TTCAAATCCACCTATTATCCTTAGTGTAGTAGTCTTACCACATCCACTGGGACCCAGTAAAGTGATAAATTCGTTTTTCAAAACATACAGGTTTATATTTTTAAGGGCTTCTTCTCCGTTATAGTCTTTGCTTATATTCACCAACTCAATTATAGGCTCGCTCATTTTGCCTCCCTCCAAAGTATCATAATAATAACTTTACATTAAAAGCTTGGCGGTGAAGAGATCCACAATATTACAGCCTTGTTGTTGCCGGCATTTGAAATACTGTGAGTCATTGTAGGCATAAAATAAAAACTTTCGCCTTTTCTTGCCTTATACTTCTGATTGCCAAGATGGATATAGACACTTCCGGACATTACATATCCAAATTCCTCTCCGTTATGGGGGTCATCCTCTCCAGAAGAACCACCAACATCAAAAATCATCATAATTGGCTCCATGCTGTTTTTTTGCGCATTTGGCACCAGCCACTTTATTTCGTGTTTTAATTCACGATTCTGTTTAACAAATATATCATTTTTCTTAATTACAATTTTCTCTTCAGTAGTCTGATTAAAAAAGTCTTTAAGGTTGGTTCCGAGGCATTCAAGAATATCTATCAAGGTCGCAATTGACGGCGATGTTAGATCTCTTTCTACCTGGGAAATAAAGCCCTTTGAAAGCTCACACCTGTTTGCCAGCTCTTCCTGGGTCAATCCGTTTTTTACCCTTAAATACTTTATCCTTTCACCAATTTTCATATTTTACACTAACTCCCAAATAAGAATATGTTTGTTTAAACTAAACTTAAAGTTTAGTATCGTTAAACAGATAAACAATAATATAAATAGCACAATACAATATTTATGTCAATACAAAAAATAAAAATATATTAAATAATTTAAATTGAGTGAATATTGACGATTTCGTGAAATCAAGAAACTCTGAAATGGTTGAAAACATTGGATTTGCCGTTC
The Clostridiaceae bacterium DNA segment above includes these coding regions:
- a CDS encoding cupin domain-containing protein, encoding MKIGERIKYLRVKNGLTQEELANRCELSKGFISQVERDLTSPSIATLIDILECLGTNLKDFFNQTTEEKIVIKKNDIFVKQNRELKHEIKWLVPNAQKNSMEPIMMIFDVGGSSGEDDPHNGEEFGYVMSGSVYIHLGNQKYKARKGESFYFMPTMTHSISNAGNNKAVILWISSPPSF